The following is a genomic window from Geminicoccus roseus DSM 18922.
GCCTGCTCGTCCATGGCCATGCCGGTCTCTCCCCCTCGCTGCGCCGCCTCGCTCCCTGTTACCGCGCCACGCCCGGATTGCCAGCCTCCCGCGACAGGCCGGCCCGACGCGGCGCCAAACGGCACCCTGCATCGATTCTAAACTATTTCCAGTAAATAATCGTCGTACACTCGGCGTGTTACAGTACGAAACCAAATCATCTATGGATGATGCCAGACATCGTCGCTATCAACGCCCCGCCGGGGCAAGACAAGCCCGGCAAACAGATTATCACGATTGTTGCGGACCACCGGGCAGCTTTGTCCGCGGGGCAGGAGGAAGCATGATGAACGGCGCGCGGCGCTTCTGGCTGAACGTGCATCTGTGGACCGGGCTGGTCGCCGGGCTGTTCATGGTGATCCTGGGCATCTCCGGCAGCGCCCTGATCTGGCATGACGGGCTGGACGAGCTGCTCAACCCGCAGCGGGCCGCCAGCACCGCGGCGCCGGCCCTGCCGGCCGCCTCCTATCTGGACAGCGCCGCCGCGGCGCTGGGCGAGGACGCGCGCCTGTCCAGCCTGCGGATGCCCGAGGCGGCGGGCGAGGCGGTGCGGGTGACCGGGATGGTGCCGGTCGCGGAAGGGCGGCCGCGCTTTCTGACTGCGTGGCTGGAGCCCGCCGACGCGCGCGTGCTCGATTCCGGCGATTCCCGGCAATCCCTGGTGGGCGTGCTCCACGTCCTGCACGGCAGCCTGCTGATCCCGCAATGGTCCGGCCGGCAGATCGTCGGCTGGCTGGGCGTGGTGATGGCGATCTCCGCCGCCACCGGGATCTGGCTGTGGTGGCCAAGGGTCGGCTCGCTGCTCAAGGCGCTGTGGTGGCGGCGCGGCCGCAAACCCACCGCCAACCTCCACAACGTGCTGGGCGCCTGGATCGCCGTGCCGCTGTTCGTGGTGTCGGTGACCGGCGTCTACATCTCCTTCCCGCAGGCCGCCCGCGCCCTGTTCGGCCCGGCCGAGACCGAAACCGGCGGCGCGCCCCGGCCGTCCCGCTTCGCCCCCCCGCTGGAGAATCCGGCCTTGAGCCCCGACGGCGCGCTGGAGCTGGCGCTCGCCGCCGAGCCCGGCGCCCGGCTGGTGAGCCTGTCCCTGCCGACCGAGCCCCTGCCGGCCTGGCGGGTCCAGCTCGCCGGCGACGGCGGCGCGCCCGTCACGCTCGAGATCGACGACGCCAGCAGCGAGGTGCGCCCGGTCGCGGTGACGGCCCCCGGCAGCGCCGACCCGGTGGCGCGGCTGATGCGCCAGGTCCATGACGGCCACGGCATGGGCCTGGTCTGGCAGGTCCTGGTGTTCCTGAGCGGCCTGCTGCCGGCCCTGCTCTGGGTCACCGGGATCTTCATGTGGCTGCGTCGCCGCCGCGTCCGCCGCCCGGGTGCTGCCAGGCCCGGCGCCGGCCGGGCGCGCGATGCCGCAGCACCCGCCGCCCGCCCGGCCGGCTGACCCCGGCGTTCGGCCGGGCCGCTCAGGCCGGCCGGCCGATGCCCCGGGCGATCTCCGCCTTGCGTCTGGCCACGAACGCCTCCAGCGCCTCCAGGATCGCCGGGTCCAGGGGCGGCGGCTCGAACCCGGCCAGCCGCTCCTGCCAGATCCGGGTGGCGCGCGCCGCGGCGTCGGGGGCGCCGGCCGCGGTCCATTGCTGGAAATTGCGCCAGTCCGAGAGGATCGGCAGGTAGAAGGCGCGCTGGTAGCGGGCCATGGTGGTTTCGGTGCCGAAGAAATGGCCGCCGGCCGGCGTCTCCAGGATCTGGGCCAGCGCCTGCTCGACATCCTCCTCCTCGCCGCCGGCCACGATCTCGGCGATCCCCTGCACCAGCTCGCAGTCCAGCACGATCTTCTCGAACGAGGCGACCAGCCCGCCCTCCATCCAGCCGACCGCGTGGTAGACCATGTTCGCCCCGCCCATCACCGCGGCAAACAGGGAAAACAGCGATTCGTAGGCGGCCTGGGCGTCCAGGGCCACCGAGGCCGAGGCGTTGGACGCCCGGTAGGGCAGGCCGACATGGCGGGCGAGCTGGCCGGCGATCAGGGTCGCCTTGACGTTCTCCGGCGTGCCGAACGCGGGCGCGCCGCTTTTCAGGTCGACGTTCGAGGTGAACGCGCCATAGGCCATCGGCGACCCGGCCCGGGTGAGCTGCACCAAAGTCAGCCCGGCCAGCGCCTCGGCATGCTGCTGGATCAGCGCCGCGGTGAGCGAGACCGGCGCCATCGCCCCCATCAGGGTGAACGGCGTCACCACCACCGGGTGGCCGAGCTCGGCCATCGCCATCAGGCCCTCGCCCATCGGCCCGTCATAGCGGCGGGGGCTGTTGGCGTTGATCACCGTGCTGCAGCCGGGGGCGCCGAGCGCCTGGTCCAGCGTCAGCCCGCGCGCGATCGCCGCCATCTCCACCGAATCCTGGGCCCGCTCGCGGCCGATCGCGCTGCACCCCCAGGGCTTGTCGCCTTCCACGATGTTGGCGAGGCAGGCGTCCAGGTGGCGGCTTTCCGCCGGCAGCTCGGTGGGCGGCACCGGCTGGTTGCCCAGGTAGTTCACGATCGGGAAGCACTGGGCGAGACGCACCAGCTCCCGGTAGTCGGCGAGGTTGCCGGGCCGCCGGCCGCGCACCGCGTCCTGCACCGTGGGCGGCCCCGAGACCAGGCCGAACGCCACCGCGTCGCCGCCGATCTGCAGCGTGCGCTCGGGATTGCGGGCGTGCAGCAGGTAGGCGTTCTGCGCCTTGGCCAAAGCGTCCGCCACCAGCTCGCGCGGGATCCGCACCACCATGGTCTCCGGGTCGACCGCAGCCCCGGCCTGGCGCCAGCGGTCGCGGGCGCCGGCACCCAGAAACTCGATCCCGGCATCTTCCAGCAGGCGCAGCGCCGCCTCGTGCACCGCCTCGACCCGGCCCGTCGGCCAGGGCTCGATCGGCGGCAGGGCGCGCCGCAACTGACTGGCGGTGCCGGCCACCACATGCCCCTGCTGGGGGGTGCGGCTCCTGCCGCGCCGCCCGACCGCCGTCGCCGACCGTTCCATGGCCCTGCTCCCAACCCCCGGGCGGCCCTTGGCGGCCGCGTCCCGCCGCGAGACTAGCGCTGCATGGCCGGCGCCGTCAGCATCACCGTGGTGGAAGCCGCTTGGTTCTTCCCGGGCGCTGTCCATATACCGGGGACAAGCGCCTGCGCGGCAGGCCGCGTCAGCGGAGGAAGCGGATCGTGAGCATCGGGGTGTGGCAGCTGTTGATCGTCCTCGCGATCGTCGTGCTGATCTTCGGCGTGGGCAAGCTGCCCAAGGCCGCCAGCGACGTCGCCCAGGGGATCAAGGCGTTCAAGCGCAACATGAAGGACGACGACGAGGTCGACCAGCCGGTGGCGCCCGCCCACCCGCCGGCCAAGGCGCCGGAGCTGATCGCCGCCGAGAAGGTCGCCGCCGAGCGCGATCGCGGCCCGGTCTGAGCCTCCGGCCGCCGCCTTTCCGGTCCCTCCAGGGTTGACGCGGCTGCTCTGTCACGAAACTGTCATCCCCACGGAGAACCAAGCGGCCGGTGCTGTCCGGACCGCGGCCAGGGGAGGCGATGATGCGCACCAATCTGCTGTTGGGTGCCGGTGCGGTGGCGTTGATGGCCGCCGCGGCAACACCGGCCGAGGCTGCCGGCAAGCTCACGCTCTACTGCGTCGTTGATGAGAACTGGTGCCAGCTCATGACGACGGAGTTCGAGAAGGAGACCGGCATCGACGTCGCCATGACCCGCAAGAGCTCGGGCGAGACTTATGCCCAGGTGAAGAGCGAGGCCGACAACCCCAAGGGCGACGTCTGGTGGGGCGGCACCGGCGACCCGCACCTGCAGGCGGCCGAGGAAGGGCTGACCGAGGCCTACCAGTCGCCGCTCAACGACGAGCTGCACGACTGGGCGCTCAGCCAGTACGAGGCGTCGGGCGGCCGCACCGTCGGCATCTACGCCGGCGCGCTGGGCTTCGGCTACAACACCGAGCTCCTGGCCGAGAAGGGCCTGGAAGCGCCGAAATGCTGGGCCGACCTGATCAAGCCCGAGTTCAAGGGCGAGGTCCAGATGGCCAACCCGAACAGCTCCGGCACCGCCTACACCGCGCTCGCCACCTTCGTGCAGCTGATGGGCGAGGACGAGGGCTTCGACTACCTCAAGAAGCTGCACGCCAACATCAACCAGTACACCAAGTCCGGCTCCGCGCCGATCAAGGCGGCAGCGCAGGGCGAGACCATGGTCGGCATCGTGTTTC
Proteins encoded in this region:
- a CDS encoding PepSY-associated TM helix domain-containing protein produces the protein MMNGARRFWLNVHLWTGLVAGLFMVILGISGSALIWHDGLDELLNPQRAASTAAPALPAASYLDSAAAALGEDARLSSLRMPEAAGEAVRVTGMVPVAEGRPRFLTAWLEPADARVLDSGDSRQSLVGVLHVLHGSLLIPQWSGRQIVGWLGVVMAISAATGIWLWWPRVGSLLKALWWRRGRKPTANLHNVLGAWIAVPLFVVSVTGVYISFPQAARALFGPAETETGGAPRPSRFAPPLENPALSPDGALELALAAEPGARLVSLSLPTEPLPAWRVQLAGDGGAPVTLEIDDASSEVRPVAVTAPGSADPVARLMRQVHDGHGMGLVWQVLVFLSGLLPALLWVTGIFMWLRRRRVRRPGAARPGAGRARDAAAPAARPAG
- a CDS encoding trimethylamine methyltransferase family protein yields the protein MERSATAVGRRGRSRTPQQGHVVAGTASQLRRALPPIEPWPTGRVEAVHEAALRLLEDAGIEFLGAGARDRWRQAGAAVDPETMVVRIPRELVADALAKAQNAYLLHARNPERTLQIGGDAVAFGLVSGPPTVQDAVRGRRPGNLADYRELVRLAQCFPIVNYLGNQPVPPTELPAESRHLDACLANIVEGDKPWGCSAIGRERAQDSVEMAAIARGLTLDQALGAPGCSTVINANSPRRYDGPMGEGLMAMAELGHPVVVTPFTLMGAMAPVSLTAALIQQHAEALAGLTLVQLTRAGSPMAYGAFTSNVDLKSGAPAFGTPENVKATLIAGQLARHVGLPYRASNASASVALDAQAAYESLFSLFAAVMGGANMVYHAVGWMEGGLVASFEKIVLDCELVQGIAEIVAGGEEEDVEQALAQILETPAGGHFFGTETTMARYQRAFYLPILSDWRNFQQWTAAGAPDAAARATRIWQERLAGFEPPPLDPAILEALEAFVARRKAEIARGIGRPA
- the tatA gene encoding twin-arginine translocase TatA/TatE family subunit, giving the protein MSIGVWQLLIVLAIVVLIFGVGKLPKAASDVAQGIKAFKRNMKDDDEVDQPVAPAHPPAKAPELIAAEKVAAERDRGPV
- a CDS encoding ABC transporter substrate-binding protein, which codes for MMRTNLLLGAGAVALMAAAATPAEAAGKLTLYCVVDENWCQLMTTEFEKETGIDVAMTRKSSGETYAQVKSEADNPKGDVWWGGTGDPHLQAAEEGLTEAYQSPLNDELHDWALSQYEASGGRTVGIYAGALGFGYNTELLAEKGLEAPKCWADLIKPEFKGEVQMANPNSSGTAYTALATFVQLMGEDEGFDYLKKLHANINQYTKSGSAPIKAAAQGETMVGIVFQHDAVTMKATGAPIAVVSPCEGTGYEIGSMSIIAGARNMEEAEQFYDFALRADVQEKAREAKSYQVPSNKNAEPPPESPKLSDIKLIDYDFAKYGSSDERGRLLKKWDEEVSALPR